From Halococcus salsus, one genomic window encodes:
- a CDS encoding queuosine precursor transporter: MSETADASRVGRASTIQVALVALFTTALVTAQLTATKILGFPIPVSLPVTGAELILPGASLAYALTFLASDCYAELYGRRAAHALVTVGFVMNLVLLGLVWTTIAAPAAASSVDPAQFATVLGASTNVVVGSLLAYLVSQNWDVFVFHRLRSYTDGRALWLRNIGSTATSQAIDTAIFVGVAFYLAPQLLGVGSVLPGSVLIGLAVGQYLLKLLIALCDTPVVYAIVGYARSRADAGEPRPSAD, encoded by the coding sequence GTGAGCGAGACCGCCGACGCGTCGAGGGTCGGGCGCGCGTCCACGATTCAGGTCGCCCTCGTCGCGCTCTTCACGACCGCGCTCGTGACCGCCCAGCTCACCGCGACCAAGATCCTGGGCTTTCCGATCCCGGTCTCGCTCCCGGTGACGGGGGCGGAGCTGATACTGCCCGGCGCGTCGCTGGCCTACGCGCTCACCTTCCTCGCCTCCGACTGTTACGCCGAACTCTACGGTCGCCGCGCCGCCCACGCCCTCGTCACCGTGGGGTTCGTGATGAACCTCGTGCTCCTCGGCCTCGTCTGGACGACGATCGCCGCACCCGCCGCCGCCTCCAGCGTCGACCCCGCCCAGTTCGCGACGGTGCTCGGCGCGAGCACCAACGTCGTGGTCGGGAGCCTGCTGGCCTACCTCGTGAGCCAGAACTGGGACGTCTTCGTCTTCCACCGGCTCAGGAGCTACACCGACGGCCGCGCGCTCTGGCTCCGGAACATCGGCTCGACCGCGACCAGCCAGGCGATCGACACCGCGATCTTCGTCGGGGTCGCCTTCTACCTCGCCCCGCAGCTCCTCGGGGTCGGCAGCGTGCTCCCCGGCTCGGTTCTGATCGGCCTCGCGGTCGGGCAGTACCTCCTCAAACTCCTGATCGCGCTGTGCGATACGCCCGTGGTCTACGCCATCGTGGGCTACGCGCGCTCGCGGGCCGACGCCGGCGAGCCACGACCGAGCGCCGACTGA
- a CDS encoding DNA polymerase sliding clamp translates to MFNAIVSAGTLRTALDSVSVLVEECKLHLNEDQVEIRAVDPANVGMVDLTLSATAFESYEADGGVIGVNLSRLQDIAGMAGGDDLVHLELDEETRKLHISIDGLEYTLALIDPDSIRQEPDIPDLDLPATIVLEGRDINRAVKAADMVSDHIALGVNEADEQFYVDAEGDTDDVHFELDNDDLIDLTAGPAHSLFSLDYLKDMNKAIPGDAEVTLDLGEEFPVKLHFDIAEAEGSVTYMLAPRIQSD, encoded by the coding sequence ATGTTCAACGCGATCGTGAGCGCGGGGACCCTGCGGACGGCCCTCGACTCGGTGAGCGTCCTCGTCGAAGAGTGTAAGCTCCACCTCAACGAGGATCAGGTCGAGATCCGGGCGGTGGACCCCGCGAACGTGGGGATGGTCGACCTCACGCTCTCGGCCACCGCCTTCGAGTCCTACGAGGCCGACGGCGGGGTCATCGGGGTCAACCTCTCGCGCCTCCAGGACATCGCCGGGATGGCGGGTGGCGACGACCTCGTCCACCTCGAACTCGACGAGGAGACCCGGAAACTCCACATCTCGATCGACGGGCTGGAGTACACCCTCGCGCTCATCGACCCCGACTCGATCCGGCAAGAACCCGACATCCCCGACCTCGACCTCCCCGCGACGATCGTGCTCGAAGGCCGCGACATCAATCGCGCGGTGAAGGCCGCCGACATGGTCTCCGACCACATCGCGCTCGGCGTGAACGAGGCCGACGAGCAGTTCTACGTCGACGCCGAGGGCGACACCGACGACGTCCACTTCGAGCTCGACAACGACGACCTCATCGACCTCACCGCCGGCCCCGCCCACTCGCTCTTCTCGCTCGACTACCTGAAGGACATGAACAAGGCGATCCCCGGCGACGCGGAGGTCACCCTCGACCTCGGCGAGGAGTTCCCCGTCAAGCTCCACTTCGACATCGCCGAAGCCGAAGGGAGTGTCACCTACATGCTCGCGCCGCGCATCCAGTCGGACTAG
- a CDS encoding DUF5786 family protein, whose product MGFGSYDESEQSSQDYDQDLDESLETEEAAHAGEVSFEFGASNDELLDRLEDIKEE is encoded by the coding sequence ATGGGATTCGGTAGCTACGATGAGTCCGAGCAATCGAGCCAGGACTACGACCAAGACCTCGACGAGAGCCTCGAAACCGAGGAGGCGGCCCACGCCGGCGAGGTCAGCTTCGAGTTCGGCGCGTCGAACGACGAACTCCTCGACAGGCTCGAGGACATCAAAGAGGAGTGA
- a CDS encoding MBL fold metallo-hydrolase, giving the protein MAITNVTEGADTFTANVFLVEGARNVLVDAGAMAGVEDRVAEHVDDLDAVVLTHQHGDHVAELDAVLDAFDADLLAYGDHPRRTEAIDDGDTVEIGDESFEVVHTPGHADDHVSLLSETTIFSGDVVVHDDGAFDDGSFGRTDMAGQSREELIESIRRILDRLPDGVERMYAGHGGEFHGDVRSVIERALERAERREPKYPDE; this is encoded by the coding sequence ATGGCGATCACCAACGTCACCGAGGGCGCGGACACGTTCACCGCGAACGTGTTTCTGGTCGAGGGCGCGCGAAACGTCCTGGTCGACGCCGGTGCGATGGCCGGCGTCGAGGACCGGGTGGCCGAGCACGTCGACGACCTCGATGCGGTGGTTCTGACCCACCAGCACGGCGATCACGTCGCGGAACTCGACGCGGTGCTCGACGCGTTCGACGCCGACCTCCTCGCATATGGCGATCATCCACGCCGAACCGAGGCGATCGACGACGGTGACACGGTCGAGATCGGCGACGAGTCCTTCGAGGTCGTCCACACGCCGGGCCACGCCGACGACCACGTCTCCCTCCTGTCGGAGACGACGATCTTCTCGGGCGACGTCGTGGTCCACGACGACGGCGCGTTCGACGACGGGAGCTTCGGTCGAACGGACATGGCCGGTCAGTCCCGTGAGGAACTCATCGAGAGCATCCGACGGATCCTCGACCGACTGCCCGACGGCGTCGAGCGGATGTACGCCGGCCACGGCGGCGAGTTCCACGGTGACGTTCGGAGCGTGATCGAGCGCGCGCTCGAACGCGCCGAGCGGCGCGAGCCGAAGTATCCCGACGAGTGA
- the tatC gene encoding twin-arginine translocase subunit TatC translates to MSGAVDEDVRRSVARGRETLGAMLSAAQTHLQKVAIVFLIGFLGSFYALWLYVWDRLKTDLFAPLPPRIASQTSVNAITPFDVPLLQAKIALVVGGLVALPPLLYYSRDALDERGYWPHVSAGWKVGVILLVSALLFVVGVAYGYFVFFPLMFEFLATNAVNVGFEPHYSIVYWAQFILLLSASFGIAAQLPLAMTGLSLTGVVPYETFRDKWKYAIVGAFAFGALFSPPDPFTQVLWAVPIIVLYALSLGFTKIIVTFQRGGSAVSVRDVARARWRPVLGVPVVVTGLVAGAIALGAGGYVNQLLFRTPYFSPSDPLFVYIGPLFGLPRDAAIALVGLVLFLFVLSVTLGVVTYRAVAVAAESAPGRPGAPASIDVAELDEAGVRAAPPEVFTAMSEQEATAQASMAMSDGDPNKAQAVLDRFDAANAADGDDRLDADEDTGEPGAANEPADETNDFSDRLTRTTTGVVDAFTAEETTEDDIGGYYYDITFVLNSLRSRAFLILGLFMAVLAGTFIWLSQGGIGGIRADFLSRLPATVRPEQVGVVELHPVEALVFEIKLSTLFAAIVVLPLVLYYAWPALRERGLAGGDRRVLFLWGGALLASLVGGIAAGYTTIAPTVISWLTADVVGANMVVAYRISAAGWLVFFTTAGIGLLAMIPVTMLLFHRAGLVPYRGMRNRWREVTVGVFAFTAYASPRGVFMMFILGIPVMVCYGLGLALLWIYTLGGRRTTQRRDQRESAD, encoded by the coding sequence ATGTCCGGAGCCGTCGACGAGGACGTCCGCCGGTCGGTTGCGCGCGGACGGGAAACCCTCGGCGCGATGTTGTCCGCCGCCCAGACCCATCTCCAGAAGGTCGCCATCGTCTTCCTGATCGGCTTTCTGGGTTCGTTCTACGCGCTCTGGCTCTACGTCTGGGACCGCCTCAAGACCGACCTCTTCGCCCCGCTCCCGCCCCGAATCGCGAGCCAGACCTCCGTCAACGCCATCACGCCGTTCGACGTGCCGTTGCTCCAGGCGAAGATCGCGCTGGTGGTCGGCGGGCTGGTCGCGCTCCCGCCCTTGCTCTACTACTCCCGGGACGCCCTCGACGAACGCGGCTACTGGCCACACGTCAGCGCCGGCTGGAAGGTCGGCGTCATCCTGCTGGTGAGCGCGCTGTTGTTCGTCGTCGGTGTCGCGTACGGCTACTTCGTCTTCTTCCCGCTGATGTTCGAGTTCCTCGCGACCAACGCGGTCAACGTCGGCTTCGAACCCCACTACTCGATCGTCTACTGGGCGCAGTTCATCCTCCTGCTCTCGGCCTCGTTCGGGATCGCCGCCCAGCTCCCGCTCGCGATGACCGGGCTCAGCCTCACCGGCGTCGTCCCCTACGAGACCTTCCGCGACAAGTGGAAGTACGCGATCGTCGGGGCGTTCGCTTTCGGCGCGCTGTTCTCGCCGCCCGACCCCTTCACCCAGGTGCTCTGGGCGGTCCCGATCATCGTGCTCTACGCGCTGAGCCTCGGTTTCACGAAGATCATCGTGACCTTCCAGCGCGGTGGGAGCGCGGTCTCCGTTCGGGACGTGGCGCGCGCGCGCTGGCGGCCGGTGCTCGGGGTCCCGGTGGTCGTCACCGGGCTGGTCGCGGGGGCCATCGCCCTCGGTGCCGGTGGCTACGTCAACCAGCTCCTGTTCAGAACCCCGTACTTCTCGCCGTCCGACCCCCTGTTCGTCTACATCGGCCCGCTGTTCGGCCTGCCGCGCGACGCCGCGATCGCGCTGGTCGGGCTCGTTCTCTTCCTGTTCGTGCTGTCGGTCACGTTGGGCGTCGTCACCTACCGGGCGGTCGCGGTCGCCGCCGAGTCCGCCCCGGGCCGTCCGGGTGCGCCGGCGTCCATCGACGTCGCCGAGCTCGACGAGGCCGGCGTCCGGGCCGCGCCCCCGGAGGTGTTCACCGCGATGAGCGAACAGGAGGCCACCGCTCAGGCCAGCATGGCGATGAGCGACGGCGATCCGAACAAGGCCCAAGCGGTCCTCGACCGCTTCGACGCCGCGAACGCCGCCGACGGCGACGACCGGCTCGATGCCGACGAGGACACGGGTGAACCGGGAGCCGCGAACGAACCGGCGGACGAAACGAACGACTTCAGCGACCGGCTCACCCGGACCACGACCGGGGTGGTGGACGCGTTCACCGCCGAGGAGACCACCGAGGACGACATCGGGGGCTACTACTACGACATCACGTTCGTGCTCAACAGCCTCCGGTCGCGGGCGTTCCTCATCCTCGGGCTGTTCATGGCGGTGCTCGCCGGAACGTTCATCTGGCTCTCACAGGGTGGGATCGGTGGGATCCGGGCGGACTTCCTCTCGCGTCTCCCCGCCACGGTCCGGCCCGAACAGGTCGGCGTCGTCGAGCTCCACCCCGTCGAGGCGTTGGTCTTCGAGATAAAACTCAGTACGCTCTTCGCGGCGATCGTCGTGCTCCCGCTGGTGCTCTACTACGCCTGGCCCGCCCTCCGCGAGCGCGGCCTCGCGGGCGGGGACCGACGCGTCCTGTTCCTGTGGGGCGGCGCGCTCCTGGCGAGCCTCGTCGGCGGGATCGCGGCCGGCTATACGACGATCGCTCCCACCGTGATCTCGTGGCTCACGGCCGACGTGGTCGGCGCGAACATGGTGGTGGCCTACCGGATCAGCGCGGCCGGCTGGCTGGTCTTCTTCACCACCGCGGGTATCGGCCTGCTCGCGATGATACCGGTGACGATGCTGCTGTTCCACCGCGCCGGGCTGGTCCCCTACCGCGGGATGCGCAACCGCTGGCGCGAGGTGACGGTGGGCGTGTTCGCGTTCACCGCCTACGCCTCGCCGCGCGGCGTGTTCATGATGTTCATCCTCGGGATCCCCGTGATGGTCTGTTACGGGCTCGGCCTCGCGCTGCTCTGGATCTACACCCTCGGCGGGCGACGCACCACCCAGCGCCGGGACCAGCGCGAGAGCGCCGACTGA
- a CDS encoding DUF99 family protein, with product MKTGTRALGVAASARDDDRSTLAGCVVRADRAVDGFAFGSCTVGGTDATAAVIDLFSTLDREDVRYLLIAGIAPAWFNLLDLSRIHRTAERPVLSVSFEASPGLEPPLREAFSGTALDSRLDIYRNLPPRHELALDDGTVFVRNVGCSDDDADDVVRGFTPEGGRPEPLRVARLAARAADTWCDPTN from the coding sequence GTGAAGACCGGGACCCGTGCGCTCGGGGTCGCCGCGTCCGCCCGCGACGACGACCGGAGCACGCTCGCGGGCTGTGTGGTCCGCGCCGACCGCGCCGTCGACGGGTTCGCGTTCGGCTCCTGTACCGTCGGCGGCACCGACGCCACCGCCGCTGTCATCGACCTCTTTTCGACGCTCGACCGCGAGGACGTCCGCTACCTCCTGATCGCGGGTATCGCGCCCGCCTGGTTCAACCTCCTCGACCTCTCTCGAATCCACCGCACCGCCGAACGACCCGTGCTCTCGGTCTCCTTCGAGGCGAGTCCGGGGCTCGAACCCCCGCTCCGCGAGGCGTTCTCGGGCACGGCGCTCGACAGCCGGCTCGATATCTACCGAAACCTCCCGCCACGCCACGAGCTCGCGCTCGACGACGGGACCGTATTCGTCCGGAACGTCGGCTGCTCGGACGACGACGCCGACGACGTGGTTCGAGGGTTCACCCCCGAAGGCGGTCGACCCGAACCACTGCGGGTCGCCCGACTCGCCGCCCGCGCCGCCGACACCTGGTGCGACCCCACGAACTGA
- a CDS encoding ABC transporter substrate-binding protein has protein sequence MVNDPSTDGTVSRRRWLRSGAVVLGGGLLAGCSSGSGGEGGNSTSGDAGAGTDATNGSGSNSGTDTSGAAGTAESTQSSGTSGSYSVSMAPAGEVSFDGVPEEVMVYSLYAADSMVAFGAGDAVNSLGFSAEAGGNTLSAYYERLDGVSFDSSGLQQLNEGGSSGISVSKELFYELDSDLHLIDPALVVSFDGWSQSDVTEIQNNVAPWFGNNYSRDNTQPPKPYRSDYQYYTLWEIAEKISRVFQQHERFQRLASIHDDLVQRIRSNLPPKSERPAVAELLFMDGTFYPSKINSPGFGNAHVRPLQATDAFVASDIEYGTSYDFEQMLEVDPDVILHQYGIASYYDVGDIRNTLENDSVASNITAVQNDRVYPSGDPTQGPLMNLFQLEMTAKQLYPDRFGEWPDYTSGDPYPEIPKGEQLFDRTKVANIVTGNN, from the coding sequence ATGGTGAATGATCCCTCGACTGACGGGACGGTGTCACGGCGACGGTGGCTGCGGTCCGGTGCGGTGGTGCTCGGCGGCGGGCTGCTCGCTGGCTGCAGTAGCGGTTCCGGCGGTGAGGGCGGAAACTCGACGAGCGGGGACGCGGGGGCCGGAACCGACGCAACCAACGGCTCGGGATCGAACTCGGGAACGGACACGTCCGGGGCGGCGGGGACGGCGGAGTCGACCCAGTCCTCGGGGACGTCGGGGTCGTACTCGGTCTCGATGGCCCCCGCGGGCGAGGTGAGCTTCGACGGCGTTCCGGAGGAGGTCATGGTCTACAGTCTGTACGCCGCGGATTCGATGGTCGCGTTCGGTGCCGGCGACGCCGTGAACTCGCTCGGGTTCAGTGCGGAGGCCGGCGGGAACACCCTCAGCGCGTACTACGAGCGTCTCGACGGCGTCTCCTTCGACAGCAGCGGGCTCCAGCAGCTCAACGAGGGCGGGTCCAGTGGCATCAGCGTCAGCAAGGAGCTGTTCTACGAGCTCGATTCGGACCTCCACCTCATCGATCCTGCACTCGTCGTCTCGTTCGACGGCTGGAGCCAATCCGACGTGACGGAGATCCAGAACAACGTCGCCCCGTGGTTCGGCAACAACTACAGCCGCGACAACACTCAGCCACCGAAACCCTACCGGAGCGACTACCAGTACTACACCCTCTGGGAGATCGCCGAGAAGATCTCACGGGTCTTCCAGCAGCACGAGCGGTTCCAGCGGCTCGCGTCGATCCACGACGACCTCGTACAGCGGATCCGGTCGAACCTCCCGCCGAAGAGCGAACGACCCGCGGTGGCCGAACTCCTCTTCATGGACGGGACGTTCTACCCCTCGAAGATCAACAGCCCCGGCTTCGGGAACGCCCACGTCAGACCGCTTCAGGCCACCGACGCGTTCGTCGCGAGCGACATCGAGTACGGGACCTCCTACGACTTCGAGCAGATGCTCGAGGTCGACCCCGACGTCATCCTCCACCAGTACGGCATCGCCTCGTACTACGACGTCGGCGACATCCGAAACACCCTCGAAAACGATTCGGTGGCGAGCAACATCACGGCCGTACAGAACGACCGGGTCTACCCCTCGGGCGACCCGACCCAGGGCCCGCTGATGAACCTCTTCCAACTGGAGATGACCGCCAAACAGCTCTACCCCGACCGGTTCGGCGAGTGGCCCGACTACACCAGTGGGGATCCCTACCCCGAGATCCCGAAAGGCGAACAGCTGTTCGACCGCACGAAGGTGGCGAATATCGTTACTGGAAACAACTGA